In Odontesthes bonariensis isolate fOdoBon6 chromosome 20, fOdoBon6.hap1, whole genome shotgun sequence, a genomic segment contains:
- the LOC142370061 gene encoding tripartite motif-containing protein 16-like, whose amino-acid sequence MAQKGVQLDRESFSCSICLDLLKDPVTIPCGHSYCRSCIKGHWDAEDHKGIHSCPQCRKTFTPRPVLEKSTLLADLVEQLKKTGLRAAPADHCYAGAEDVACDVCSGRKLKAAKSCLSCLASYCEEHLQPHYDSAPLRKHKLVEPSKMLQENICSDHDEVMKIFCRTDQKCICYLCLMDEHKGHDTVSAAAERTERQRELEGSRQQIQQRIQDAEKDVKLLQQELEAIHRSADKTEEHSQKIFSQLIRLLQKRSSDVKQQIRSQQEAEGRRVKELQEKLEQEITELKRKDAELQQLSHTEDHSQFLHSCPSVAALRGATHSSSIQIRPLRHFEDVTAAVSELRDKLQDILREEWANISLRVAEVDVLLPQPEPTSRAGFLKYSCKITLDPNTAHRELLLSEGSRKVTLMKQLQSYSAHPDRFTDCSQVLSRESLTGRCYWEVEMRGGVAVAVAYKNISRAGSVTECVFGSNDKSWALDCYPNSYSFRYNNIETSISGPWSSRVGVYLDHRAGILSFYSVSGTMTLLHRVQTTFTQPLCAGIRIYSFSPGDSAEFV is encoded by the coding sequence atggcgcagaaaggagttcagctggaccGAGAAAGCTTCTCCTGTTCGAtctgcctggatctgctgaaggatccggtgactattccctgtggacacagctactgcaggaGCTGTATTAAAGGCCACTGGGATGCAGAGGATCATAAGgggatccacagctgccctcagtgcaggaaaACCTTCACACCGAGGCCTGTCCTGGAGAAAAGCACCctgttagctgatttagtggagcagctgaagaagactggactccgtgctgctcctgctgatcactgctatgctggagctgaagatgtggcctgtgatgtctgctctgggaggaagctgaaagccgccaagtcctgtttatcctgcctggcctcttactgtgaggaacaccttcagcctcattatgattcagctccactcaggaaacacaagctggtggagccctccaagatgctccaggagaacatctgctctgatcacgatgaggtgatgaagattttCTGCCGTACGgatcagaagtgcatctgttatctctgcttaatggatgaacataaaggccacgacacagtgtcagctgcagcagaaaggactgagaggcagagagagctggaggggagtcggcagcagatccagcagagaatccaggacgcagagaaagatgtgaagctgcttcagcaggagctggaggccatccatcgctctgctgataaaacagaggagcacagccagaagatcttcagccagctgatccgtctcctccagaaaagaagctctgatgtgaagcagcagatcagatcccagcaggaagccgaagggaggcgagtcaaagagcttcaggagaagctggagcaggagatcactgagctgaagaggaaagatgctgagctgcagcagctctcacacacagaggatcacagccagtttctgcacagctgcccctcagtggcagcactcaggggggctacacactcatccagcatccagatccgtcctctgaggcactttgaggatgtgacagcagctgtgtcagagctcagagataaactacaggacatcctgagagaggaatgggccaacatctcactgagagtcgctgaagtggatgttttactgccaCAGCCAGAACCAAcgagcagagctggattcttaaaatattcatgtaaaatcacactggatccaaacacagcacacagagagctgttactgtcagaggggagcagaaaagtgacattaatgAAACAACTTCAGTCTTATTCTgctcatccagacagattcactgaCTGTtctcaggtcctgagcagagagagtctgactggacgttgttactgggaggtggagatgagaggaggagttgctgtagcagtcgcatacaagaacatcagcagagcaggaagtGTAACTGAATGTGTATTTGGAtctaatgacaaatcttgggcattaGATTGTTACCCAAACAGTTATTCATTTAGGTACAACAACATagaaacctccatctcaggtccttggtcctccagagtgggagtgtacctggatcacagagcaggtattctgtccttctacagcgtctctggaaccatgactctcctccacagagtccagaccacattcactcagccgctctgtgctgggatcaggatttattctttttctccTGGAGACTCagcagagtttgtgtaa